A genome region from Platichthys flesus chromosome 12, fPlaFle2.1, whole genome shotgun sequence includes the following:
- the foxg1b gene encoding forkhead box protein G1b, with protein MEDVKDPPTVHRSSSFSIKSLLLPSKCDRSDSVAAAACIQGTFSPSPGSDSEKSLDPPEVDSTAAALDPEKPGKHEHGDEEGDGGGDGDGDGAKATQEQNSTGTNSGKNGKYDKPPFSYNALIMMAIRQSPEKRLTLNGIYEFIMKNFPYYREHKQGWQNSIRHNLSLNKCFVKVPRHYDDPGKGNYWMLDPSSDDVFIGGTTGKLRRRSATSRGKLAMKRGLRFAPLGLGINERANNPLYWQISPFLSLHHHHHHHPHYNGSTPGFLNQAAGYGSLLPAVEQLSNGDLGRSILGGSAGALGLTNSYGMSTSPVGLLSGQTAGYFVSGTQHSSAGPPGGGGGPPPPHLQQGAPGYGGLASSSSPQSLLSDSLRNSSIPAFSQGMSAGFPGMLSHQKRVTPNAFLN; from the coding sequence ATGGAGGATGTAAAAGACCCGCCGACCGTCCACCGGTCCTCCTCCTTCAGCATCAAGAGCCTCCTGCTGCCCTCCAAGTGCGACAGATCCGACTCCGTTGCCGCTGCCGCCTGTATCCAAGGGACCTTCTCCCCCTCACCGGGTTCCGACTCGGAGAAGTCGCTGGACCCACCAGAGGTGGACTCCACGGCCGCGGCTCTGGACCCGGAGAAACCGGGCAAGCACGAGCACGGGGACGAGGAgggggacggaggaggagatggagatggggACGGCGCCAAGGCGACGCAGGAGCAGAACAGTACCGGTACCAACAGCGGGAAAAACGGGAAATATGACAAACCTCCGTTCAGCTACAACGCCCTGATCATGATGGCCATCAGGCAGAGCCCCGAGAAGCGGCTCACGCTCAACGGTATTTACGAGTTCATCATGAAGAACTTCCCGTACTACCGGGAGCACAAGCAGGGCTGGCAGAACTCCATCCGCCACAACCTCAGCCTCAATAAGTGCTTCGTCAAGGTGCCCAGACACTACGACGACCCGGGGAAGGGCAACTACTGGATGCTGGACCCCAGCAGCGATGACGTCTTCATCGGGGGAACCACCGGGAAGCTCCGCCGGCGCTCCGCCACCTCCCGGGGCAAACTGGCGATGAAGCGCGGGCTGCGCTTCGCTCCTCTCGGGTTGGGGATTAACGAGCGGGCGAACAACCCGCTGTACTGGCAGATCTCTCCGTTCCTCTCCctgcaccatcaccaccaccatcacccgCACTACAACGGATCCACGCCCGGCTTTTTGAACCAGGCTGCCGGCTACGGGTCACTGCTGCCCGCGGTGGAGCAGCTGAGTAACGGGGACCTGGGGCGCTCCATCCTCGGCGGTTCGGCGGGGGCGCTGGGCTTGACGAACAGTTACGGGATGAGCACGTCGCCGGTCGGGCTGCTGTCCGGTCAGACGGCCGGGTATTTTGTCTCAGGGACACAACACTCTTCAGCGGGGCcgccgggaggaggaggaggacctccGCCGCCGCACCTCCAGCAGGGCGCACCGGGGTACGGCGGCCTGGCCTCCAGCAGCTCCCCGCAGTCCCTGCTCTCAGACTCCCTCAGAAACAGCTCCATACCGGCCTTCTCCCAGGGCATGTCCGCGGGCTTCCCCGGGATGCTGTCCCATCAAAAGAGGGTGACTCCCAACGCTTTCCTAAACTga